The DNA window GACGGGTAACCGGGGGCCCGAGCCCGATGGCTCGGGCCCGGCCCCGGTTCAGTTCGCCGATCGGGCGCGGGCCCGGGCCGCACGGCGCTTGGCGGCCCGTCGTTCCTCCTCGCCCATGCCGCCGCACACACCGATGTCCTGACCGGCTTCGAGGGCCCACCGGAGGCACTCCTCCACGACGGGGCAACGGCGGCACACCGTCTTGGCCTCCTCGACCTGGAGCAGGGCCGGGCCGCTGGATCCCACCGGGAAGAACAGATCGGGGTCTTCCCACCGACAGGCGGCCTCGTGGCGCCAGTTCATCGTCATTCCTCCATCCGTTTCGACCGGTTCCTTCCCTACCCTCCTGGCCGGTGGCGGCCGGTCTATGCAGGCGGGGAGCGACCGCTTCTCCATTGCGGCCTGTTTGTTCAACGCACGCTGCCGGGGTAGGCGGGTGACATGTTCAGCCATCGGAGGGTGCGTACAGCCGTTGTTCTGATGATCAGTTGGGTGGTGATGACGGGAGTGGAACGGGTGGTCGAACACGCGCCGTGGCAGTCGGCCTTCCTGAGGGGGCTGGTGTGGGCGGGCGTGGTCACCGGCGCGTGGTGGTTCGCCGAGTGGACCCAGGTACGGCCGGTGCGGGCTACCGTGGCATCCCACAACGAGAGTCAGCCTTTGCCGGCCGACAGGAGGCAGCAGTGACCACCTACGTCATCACCGTGCCGGGCACGTTCCTGAGGGACGTCGACGATGCAGCCCGCTCCCAGCTGGCGCGGCGCCTGGCGCCGCACCACACGGACTTGAGCGAGGCGGAGGAGGTGGAACTGCTGACGGTCCACGAGGACGGTACCTTCTCCGTCCGGCTCGAAATCGAGGCCGCCGACCGGGCCACGGCCGAGGACGACGCCGTCCGCCTGGCCGGCGGCGCCCTGCGTGAGCTGGGGTTCTCGGAGAAGGACGCACCCCTGGGGCCTCCGGCCGTCACGGGTATCGAGGGCGAGTTCTGAGACCGGCCGCGACTTTCGGTGAAGTGCGCGAACGCCTGAGGGCCGCCACCCGTGCGGGTGGCGGCCCTCAGGCACGTTCCGGTCCGCCCGCCCGGGAAGGGGCGGGGCCCGGCCGTGCGCACCGTGCGGGTGCGCGACGGGTCGCCCCGGTCAGCTCTCCGCGCCGGTGCGGCGCATCCGGGCGGCGAGCAGCAGGCCGGCGCCGGCGACGAGTGCGGTACCCGCGCCGCCCGCGATCAGGGTCGTGCCGTCGCCCGCGCCCGTGCTGGCGAGGGCCGCACCGCTGCCGCCCTGGGCGGTGACGGCGGCGTTGCCGGAGCCGCTGCCGCCCGCCGTACCACCGTTGCCGGAAGCCGGTCCGGAGCCGTTGCCCTGGCCGTCCTTCTCCTTGTCCTTGGCGGCTTGGTCCTTGGCGGCCTGGTCCTTGGCCGCCTGGTCCTTTGCGGCCTGGTCCTTTGCGCGGGCCTCGTGCTGACCGGTCTTCAGGAACTCGGCCCGCTCGGCGGCGGTGCCGGCCAGAGCGGCGAGGCCCGCCTTCACGAGCTCCGGCCCACCAGCGTCGATGATCTTGGCGATGGCGACACGGTTGTCCTGATCGCGCAGCTCGTACTGGGTGACCTCGAGGAAGTGGCGCAGCTCGGCCGGGGTGGGCGACCCGTTGAGGAGCTTGCTGATCGCCTCGCTCAGAATCGGGCCCTGCCAGCCTTCGTCGATGCGCGCGAGCTCGACCCGGTCGTCCGAGGCCTGGGCGAGGAACCGGCCCGTCTTCAGGAAGGCGGCGCGGTCGGCGGGGGTGCCCTTGAGCGCCTTCTTGCCGGCCTCCTTCACCGCCGGGCCGCCGGTGCCGATCAGCCGCGAGATCTCGACCTTGTTGTCCTCGTCGCGCAGCTCGTGCTGGGTCACCTCGTAGAAGTGGCGCAGCTGCTCCAGGGTCACCCCGTCCCGGAACATCTTGTCGATGCCTTCCCGCAGGCCGGGGCCGGCCTCGTGGGCGAGACGGGCGATCGCCACGCGGTAGTCGTCGATGCGGATCCTGTGCTGGTCGACCTCGATGAACTTCCGCATGGCCTGCGGGCCGTCGGCGATGGCCTGGAGGCCGGCCGTCTTCATGTACTGGCTGGCCATCGGGTGCGCGATGATCTCGAGAATGGTCTTGCGGTCGTCTTCGGCCTGGTCGGGCACGGACTGGTCGGGCACGGACCGGTCCGGCGCGGTCGGGCCCGGCTGGTGGCCGGCGGCCGGGGCGTCCGAACCGGCGGCGAACGCCGGTGACGCGATGAGGACGGCCGGAGCAAGAGCGGCCGTGGTGACCGCTGCGGCGATCCGGGACAACTTCACAGACAAAACCCCCTGGAAACGATTCTTCATCCCGTGAGACCCGTGACCTGGGCCAACGGTTGTACTGATACGTCAACTTTTTCGCCCGCCGCCCGGTGCACGCCGGCATCGCGCCGAGGGCTGTCCGCCCTCGCCCGCCGTCAGTGGCGCTGGCTACCGTAGGCGTCGGAAGATCGGGCACGGCGAACGGCGGACGGTGGCGGTATGGGCGGGGAACAGGGGCCGGGGACGGTCGTGGAGGTGGCGTACGCGCTGGCGTGGGATCTGGAGGCCCGTGCGCCCTGGCGGCCGCTGTCCGTCAAGGCGGCGCGGGAGCGGGATGTGGCGGGGCTGCCGTATGTCGTGACGTACCGGATTCCGGGGCAGGAGGTTCCGCTGGAGGTCCGGCTGGTCTCCTGGCGGGACCACTACGTCGGTCTGTGGGCCTACGACGACCAGGGCCGCCGCACCGACGAACTGGACCTCCGGCTGCTGGACGACCCGACGCGGCTGCTCAGCCGCCGCACCCGCAAGTGGCGCTACAGCGGACCGGAGATGGCGGAGTTCGACGACGCGTGCTCCCGGTCGGAGATGGAGCTGTTTCCGAACGGCAAGGGATCCGTCTCGCACGAGCCCGAGGGTGCGGGCGGAGGCAGACTGGTCACGCCTCCCCGCGCCGACACGCGGCGTTGGCAGGGCCGACCCGACTTCGACGACTGGCCGGTGGTCGCCGCTCGCCGGCGCGGGCTGCCGGAACCGGTGACCCTCCGGGCCGCGGAAGTCACCTCCACCACGCCGGACGACAGCTCCGGTGCCCCCGCCACCTGCTGGCGGCCGCCCCGCCCAGCCCAGCCCGGACCGCTCGACGCATTCTTCCGGCCCGGGACGCGGCTGAGCGACGGGTACCACCTCGAGATGACCGTCGTGGAGCCGCGGCAGACCGGGACCCTGTCCGTACCCAGCGGCCTGCTGGCCGTATCCGGGCCGGACGATCTCCACGGCGAAGGGCCCGCCATCACGGTTCCCGTCCCCCCGGGGACGCACGTGCTCGAAGAAGGCCTGGTCCAGGCCGTCTACGACTGCGAGTGGAGCAAGGGCCGGACCACGCGCACGGCCACCACGGCGGTCCGGCTGCGCGTCGGCGAGACCCCAGCCGAAACATGGGAGATGGGCCTCGGGCGGGACGACGACCCTCGGCTCCTCGTGGAGGACGAGGTGTTCGGGTTCAATACCGACGGCGCGACCGGCTGCTTCGCCGACGCGGGGGCCTGGGCTTCGCTCCAGGAGCTCTTCGAGCGGCACCTCGTGCGGGGAGAGCCGGGCGCCGGGGAGGACATCAGCGATTCCATGTACCTCCTCCGCACGCGGGACGGGGCCTCCGGCGGCGAGCTGGTGGCCTTCGCGACGACCGGCGACGGCACCTACCCCGTGTGGGTGGGGCGTTGTGCGGACGGGGAGGTGGCCGAGGTGGTGGTGCTGGTGGACGGGATGCCGACGGTCCTCGACCCCGACGGCGCCGACGAGGTCGAGGCACAGGTGACGGCCTGAGAACGGCCCTCCCGGTGCGCGGGGACGGGCCCCGGGTCGGATGGGTCGGCCGTGATCAGGACGTACTGGAACGAGCCGCATGCAGGCCTCCTCGATGCCAACCGGGAAGGCCGCGCAACGGCCGGTCCTCGTCCCCGAGAAGGTGGAGGTGCCGGCGGGGGCCCATGGCCGGCCCGGCTCTCCGCTCCCGAAGTACTGGGCCCAACCCGGGCGTTCAGGCATGATCTGCGGGACGGAAGGGGCGGAGGGCGTGCCTGCCGGAACACGGACTGGGGGCACGGAATGGAGTGGGGAACGCTGGTCGCCACGCTGGGGGGCGGTCTGATCGCGATAGGCGGCACGGTGCTGGCCGACCGCCTGCGCACCCGCCAGGAACACCGCCGCGGCCTTCAGGAGCGCCGCCGCGACGTCTACACGGAGTTCATCGCGGCGGCGGGCGCGGCCCACACCGAACTGCGCCGCCTCGCCCAGGACGGCGCCGGGGAGACCGATCTGGAGCAGGCCAGCCGCGCGGCCCTGGCGGACGCCCGCATCTACGAGGTGCGCGAGCGGCTCTTCATCGACGCCAGCGCCCGGATAGCGGGCCCGGGCCAGACCATGTTCGAACACCTCCGCACCCTCCGGAAGGCGGTCGCCGCGGGCGCCGGCACCTCGAGCCCGGCGTTCCACGAGATCTACCACCCCTACCTGGATGCCGTCTGGGCCTATCGCGCGGCCGTCCGCGAGGAATTGGAGGGCCAGGCCCTCACCCCGACCGACTTCGGCTGGTCCGCATGGGACGGCCGGGAGCGCTGCCCGATCTGCGGCCGGCGCGAGGCGGACACGGCGTCCACGCAGCGGTGACCCCGGGAAGGCCGGGTCGCGCTCGTGATCGTCGCGGGCGGCGTTCGCGGTCCTCGGTGACCGTCGGAAGAGCAGCCAGGCGCGGAAGGTCGGGGCTGTCGATGAAAATGCCTCGACACCGGTCACGGTGGTCGGGGACGCTTCGCGCGATGACCAGAATCAACGACACGGCGCCCGCGTGGGACGAGCGCACCCAGCTCACCACGTTCCTCGACTACACACGTGACACCGCCCGCGCCAAGCGAGCCGTCCGCGACGGCCTCCACGTCGATCTGCGCTGGATCCTCCTCCACCTCACCGAGGAGACGGCCCGCCACAACGGCCATCTGGACATCCTGCGCGAGATGCTCGACGGCACGACCGGCCACTAGACGGCGGCCCCGGGCGCCGCAATGGGCACGGCGTGCGCCGACCGGGCCAATGCAAGGTCAAGGAGTCCGCCGGCCGCGCGATCGGCAACGACCGCATGACCGCCGGCACCGACGCATTCCGCTGAAGCGCCGCACCGGCAGCCCCCTACCGGAGCCGCGGCCCCGCAGGTGGAGGCAGGACCGCTCCCGCCGTACGGTGGAAGCAGGCGGCCGGGCCTTTGAGCGGCCCCCGACCGCCGAACCAGTGGGCACCTGCCCCTACCTCCCCCTCCGAGCAGGTGCCCACCCGCACGCGGGGAGACTGCCGCTCTGTGACGTCCCGCCTCCGGCCCGGCACGCCACGTCACCGCGGAGCGGACCTCTTCGCAGCGCGCGGCGGCGGGAAGGCGGAGGCGTCGCGCAGGTTGCCCCGACCGCCAGGACTACAGCGGGTCTCCGAGGGGCCCGTACTCCTCTTCCAGGTTCGCGGCCCAATGGGCGGCGAAGTCGGGTTGTGTGCCGTCGGCGTCGGTGAAGCCGTACTCCCGGTACAGGCCCCAGGTGGCCAGGGCCCGTCCGGTCTTGGCCATGATGCCGGGGTCTGCGGCCAGGGCGGCGACGGCCCGGCCGAGGTAGGCCGGGGTCTCGGAGTGGGCGAAGTTCGGGTCCCGGGCCACGCCATCGCGCCAGTTGGCCTCGGTGACACCGAACTGTTCCAGCATGGCTTCCGAGCGCAGGAAGCCGGGCGTGACGGCGACGGCCGCGACGCCGTGGGGCTTGAGCTCGGCGGCCTGGGCGACGGCGAGGCGGATGACCGCGGACTTCGCCAGGTCGTAGAAGAACGTACCCCGGTAGCGGGCGGTGTTGCCGTCCGTGACCTCCACGACCAGGCCGGTCTTGCGGCGGACCATGAGGGGGAGGGCGAACCGGCTGGTGATGACGTGGGTCTCCACCGCCTGCCGCAGTAGCCTCAGACCGGTGTCCAGATCCTGCTCCCACAGGGGGTGTTCCCAGTCGGTCAGCGGGTCCCCGCCCCATACGGAGTTGACCAGGATGTCGAGCCGTCCGTCCTGTTCGGCGGCGATCCTGTCGGCGAGGGCCCGGACCTCGTCGGGACGGCTGTGGTCGGTTCGGGCGGGGATGCCCCGACCGCCTGCGGCGGTGACCTGCTCGGCCGTCTGCTCGATGGTTTCCGGGCGATCCAGATCGGAGCGTCCGCCCGTACTGCTGCGGCCGCTGACGTACACGGTGGCGCCGGCGGCACCGAGCTCGACGGCGATGCCCCGTCCGCCGCCCCGGGTACCGCCGGCGACCAGGGCCACCTTCCCGGCCAGCGGGCGTGTGTCCGTCGTCATGACTCCTCCAGAGGGTGGCTGCGCCGGGTCGGCAGGTGGGGGGAAAGCGCCGTGTCGAGCTCTTGCCGGAGCCGCTGTTCGAGGGTGCCTTCGCGTTCGAGTGCCCAGGTCAGGCCGGCGCCGGCGAGGGCCGCCTGTACCGTGCGGGCCAGTGCCGCGGCATCCGTGTCGGCGCGGAGCTCGCCCGCGTCGGCCGCCTCCGCCAACAGCTCCTCGATGCCCCGCCGCTGGGTGAGGTGGATGGCCAGAGCGCGTTCGTACAGCTGCGGATCGACGAGATCCGTACAAAGGAATGCCAGATGGTGGGCGAAGCTCTCGGGCGTGGCCATCGCCGCCACCGATTCCACCGTCAGCGCCGCCAAGGCCGCGAGGGCCGAGGCGTGCGCCTGACGTGCCCGCCCCGTCATCAGGCTCGCGTCCTTCTCGGACTGGTCGGCGAGGGCCAGAAGCAGACCGTGCTTGGACCCGAACCGCTGCACAAGGGTGCCCGGCACCAGCCCGACCTCGCGCGCCACGGCGGCCAGGGTGAGGCCCATCGGCCCCACCCGGCCCATGACCTGCGCCGCCGCACGCAGGATCACTTCATCCTCGACCCCTCGGGGACGACCCATCACCGCCGCCAATCATTAGTAAATGCTTGTTCATTTATTAAAACGCACCGGGGTCGTCCGTGACAACCTCCGACCCTGGCCCCGACAGCCCGCGTGGGAGCTGGTGTCACGTCACTCACCGGCGCCACGCATGCTCCGGGGCCGCCACCGGATACGGGAGCGGCCCCGGCGCTGCTGTACCGGCGGCCCGCCCACGCGCGCGACCGGCCCCACCCGTCGCCTACTCCGCGGCGGCCCGTCGAGCCGTGATGAGCAGGTACTCCCAGTCCATGCCGCCGTCGGCCAGGTGCCGCGAAGCCAGGTCGTCGAGGGCCGCGTCGAGCGCGGCCACCCGCTCGGGGTCCTCGGTGATGAAGCGGTAGGTGACGATCGTCGGCCCGTAGCAGGCCTTGAAGAACTCGCGGAACTCCTCCGGCCGCGCGAACCGGTCGACGCGCAACCGCTGCCGACGGGCGTCGACGTCACCCACGCGGTCCCCGAGCAGGGCGCGGACGTGTTCCGGATCGCCCCACAGGGGCGGCGGCTGTGCACCGGGCGGCGGCGGGGGCGCGTAGGGGCGCATCGCGGCGAACATCTGCCCGATGAACCCCTCCGGGGTCCAGTTGATCAGGCCGATGGTGCCACCCGGACGGCAGACCCGGACCAGTTCGTCGGCGGCCTGCTGGTGGTGCGGGGCGAACATGACGCCGACGCAGGACATCACGGTGTCGAACTCGCCGTCCGCGAAGGGCAGGGCTTCCGCGTCCGCTTCCCGCCAGTCCAGCCGGACGCCGCGCGTCTCGGCGAGGTGGCGTCCGACCTCCAGGAGCTCGGGGGTGAGGTCGGAGGCGACGACGTCGGCGCCGGTGAGGGCGGCGGGGATCGCCGCGTTCCCGGATCCGGCCGCGACATCGAGGACCCGGTCGCCCTGCCGGACGCCGCACGCCCGCACCAGCTCGCCACCCAGCCCGTGGATGACGTGCGTCGCCACGGAGGGGTAGTCGCCCAGAGCCCACATCGCACGGTGTTTCGCCTTCAGGCCGTCGGGGGCGGCATTCTCGTTGCTCATGTCCCTATACCTGTCCACTGCGGCGGCCCTGGGACCAGGGCCAGGAGGGTGACGTTGCGGAGCCCCGTGGCCCGGAGGCGGCTCCGTAAGCGGCCCGCCGCTTGGCGGATCCGAGAACCGGGCGCCCACCCCGCCCGCGCGCCACACCGCACACCTCCGTGTCGGCATGTCAACGTCCGGGACTGGCCGTCAAAGCCGTGCCGCAGCCGCTGCAGTAGCGGGCGTCCGCCTCGATCGCGTGGCGGTGACAGCGGCCGCACACCCGGTGCAGCGCGCACGGCTGGGGCGGCGCGGCAGGGGTGGCCCGTCCGATGCGCATGCCGCGGCGCCGCCGGTGGACAGTCAGGACGAGCAGTCCCTCCGGGCCGGCGAGCAGCGCCCGGGATGTGCCGCGCGGGAGCAGGCCGAGGAATCCGGGGGCCAGCTGAGACTGGGTGCCGTCGAGGGTGAGGGTGCCGGTGCCCGCGACGACGACCATCATCACGTCGACCTCGTCCTCCGTGTGCGGCGCCGCGCCGGCCCCGGGCAGGTGGCGCACCAGGTTCGCGTCCAGCTGCCGGTCGACGCCTTCCAGCCGCCACAGCGCGCCGCTCTGCCCCTGCGCCACCGCCGCGACCAGACCCGCGACCGTCACGAACTCCGCTCCCCGCACATCCTCCATCGCCGTACCCCCCGTGCCCGCACCGAACCCCGCCACCAGCATGATCGCCCACTCGCCGCCGGTCCGGGGCGGAAAGGCCCACGGCCCACGTCCCGCGCTCCGGGGGACCGAGGCGCCCTTCCGGCAGCGCAAGGCGAAGGGCCGTCACCCGCAGGCGGGGTGACGGCCCTCGGCGCTGCGCCGCCCCGCCTCGGCCACCGCCCGGCTTCGCCGCCCCGTCACGCGCGGGATGCCGGGCCCGTCACCTCGCGAGGGGGTGCGCGGAAACCCTCACAGACCAAGGGAAAGATAGTATTCGCCGACTGCGGACAGGTAGTCGTGGTCCGCCGTGTCGCTGTCGGTGGCGAACCGGGGAGCGGCCTTGATCTGCTCCCGGCTGGGTGCGACCTGCACCGTCTGCGCTTCCGCGTCGATGGCGGTGACGGCGCCGGCCGGAATCAGCACGCTCCTGCCGAACACCCACACGCCGGTGTCGACCACCAAGTGCTGCATACCGGTCTGGTCCTGCTGTCGGTCCACGTGCCCGATGACACCGTCAGCAGCCTCCACGGTGAAACCCACCAGCGACTGCCGCGGGGTGTAGCCGCTTGCTTGCCCGAATGTCCACACGGTACCCACTGAGCGATCTCCTCGTCCTCGACAGCCTGCACAGCGGCCTCATCGGCTCGTATCGCCTGCTCTCATTCCCCGGTGCTCGCCGCACATTCGAGGGTCGGTGAGGCCCTCTGCGCCGAACAGGGGCCGCCGGCTCGCCGAGTACCCGATCAGCTCAGCTGCGGGCGGACAGGCCAGGCCCCCCTCTGCGCAGGGCCTGGCCATGACGTTCTGTGACAACTCGACAGGGCTACCTTCGGCGCCAGACGACGAACTGGTGCTCCCGGACGTCCCGGTCGACGTGCCAGCCGGCCGGGGCGTTGCGCCAGCTGTCGGTGGCCGGGGCCTGCTGGTCGGCGAGGGCGAACACCGCCACGTCGGCCTCGGCCGGCACGGGGGCGTTCTTGTTCAGCGCGCGGGACCACACCCGTCCGTCGAGCACCATGAAGGTCATCGTCGCGCGGATCTCCCAGACGAGGCCGTCGTCCATCACCATGCGGTCGCCGGGCCGGATGCCGGCCGCCTCGATGAACCCGGCGGCGATCCCCTGGGTTCCCTTGGTCCGGGGCTCGGTGATGCGCTCGGTGATGGCCGCGCTCGCGACGCCGGCGAACACCGCCAGCGACAGCCCGGCGACGCCGGTGGCGAGCGCGGCCCTGCGGTTGCCGGCGAGCAGGCGCAGCAGCAGGACGACGGCGAGCACGAGCAGCGCGATCACGGTGGTGCGGCCGGCGTGGAAGCCGCCCCAGTCACCGTTCGCGGGCCAGAGGCTGGACAGGAAGGTGGCGTCCGGCAGGCCCCAGACGACGAAGTAGGACTTGACGAGCTCGGCGCCCGCCAGGCGGAGCAGCACCGCCAGGAGGACCAGGGTCACGGCGGACGCGGCCGTGCCGAGCGCGGCGATCTTCTTCCAGCCGCGGACGCGGTAGAGCGCCGCCATCGCGACCAGGATGTACACCGGGGCCAGCGGGGAGAGGTAGCGGGCGTAGGTGATGGTGTCGATCCGGCCGTCGGCGGGCAGGCCGGCGGCCGCTGCCAGGGTGATGCCGGCCAGCAGCGCGACCATGAGGAAGGCGACCACGCGATCGGCCAGGCCGAAGCGCTTGCTGAACACCACGTACACGCAGACCACCAGGGCCAGCGCGCCCAGGCCCCACGTGGAGGTCATGAAGTACCAGAGGTGGCCGACGCACCGCATGACGGTGCGGCGCATCAGCTGGGTGTTCGCCAGGGTGTCGAAGACGGCGTTGCCGACCTCGCTCGGGCGGGCGCCGTCGATCCGTGCCATCAGCCAGGCGGTCATCAGCTTCTTGACGACGAACATCACCCCCAGCGAGGCCAGCGCCAGCGCACTGGCGACGCGCGGTGCCCAGTTGAAGGCCAGCGCCGCCAGCAGCACCACGGCGGTCAGTGCGATGATCACGCCGCCGCGGTCGTGGGTGAGCAGGCAGTACCCGGCGGCGAGGCCGGCCAGCAGGCCGAACCAGACCCTGCGACGCCCGCTGCCCTCGGAGAACAGGCCGTGCACACCGATCAGCCACAGCAGCACCAGGACCGGCAGCGGGGTGTCGGCCATCGCGTACTGCGTGTAGAAGAGCACCGTCGGCAGCGTCGCGGCGGCAACGCCGACCGCGTACGAGACCGGCCGGGAGACGTTCAGACGGCGCAGGGCCCAGTACGCGAGGGGGAGCATCAGGCAGCTGACGAGGGCGTTGATGCCCATGATCAGGTGGTACGCGTGGACCGGTTCCTGGGTGAGGCGCAAGGCCGGCGATATGAGCAGCGAGTACCCGCTCGGGATGATCTGGTCGCCGGGTATCTCGGTGGTCGGTCTGCCGGCCAGGAACCTGGCCATCACCAGGTACATCTGCTCGTCCGGGGAGACCGTCGGGTGGTCCTGATCGGTGACCAGGGAGAGCCGGAAGAGCACGCTCAGCGCGTATCCGACGGCGAGCGCCGACGGCACCACCCAGCGGGCGTGCCACCATCCCGCGCGGGAACGGCCCTCCGCCAAGGGATCCCCGGCGTCCCGGGCGCCTTCGGTCCCGGCGGGCGAGGGGGTCAGTTGCGTCATAGTCAGGTTTCCGTGAGATGTGTGCTTTGGGCAGCGCCGGATGGCTCGCCTTGCTGCTGTGGAGGAGACCGCGGAACCGGGAATCTCTCCCCGATGCAGGCTCCTCCAGGACACACGGTAGGCCCTGGCCTGCGTCGGCGTAGCACTGGATCGTGATCACACGGAGGGTCACGACGATCTCCCCGTCGTGCGGGCCGGTGCTGGCAGCGGCGCCGAGGCCTGCCCGCCCCACCGGCAGCCGCCCCTCCCGCTCGCGGCACGTCCGGGGCTTCGGCTAATGGAACCCGAGGAAGCAGCGGATCCTGACCGCGGCGTCTGCGAGCGGTGCGTCGCGTGAGCCCTCGCGGCCGACCGGCAGAGCAGCTCACCGGGCTTCTTGTTTCGAGAGAGAGACCCTGGGCAGACGACCTGGCATCACGACGGCTATCGGGAGGGCTTATGTCCGGACTACTCGCAAAGATCAAGCAGTTCAGCCGCACCCCGCAGGGGCAGCGGACGATCGCTTCGGTGCGGCGTGCGGCTTCCGACCCGCGGAAGCGGGAGCAGGCCCGCGGGCTGCTCGGGCGCCTTCGGAGCAAGCGCTGACCTCGGCCCGGGGCGCCTCGGGCGGTCGGGCCCGGGCGGGCCGGGCCGGGATGCCAGGGGTCACGGCGCGGCCGGCCCCCTCCCCGTAAGCGGCGGCCCCGCCCCCGAAGGGCGGGGCCGCCGACGGGATCGTGCGTCAGGCGGTACAGCGGATCATGATCAGCGGGCGGTTCGCTGAGTAGTCCGCCCAGAACTCCTCGCCGTACTTCTCCACGCCGGCGTCGGAGACATCCAGCGGAACCCACTCGATGCCGGTGAACCCGGCCGCCGTCAGCGTCTTCTCGTACGTCTCCGCCGACGGCGTGGTCGCCTCGAAGGAGACGGGCGGGTCCAGGAGGGCCGTGATGCGGGTCCCCAGGCCGATCTCGTTGTCCTTGCCCGTCGCCTCGCAGAGGAACCCGTACTTCTCCAGCGACGGACCGCTGAAGTCGTAGGCCGGGTTCTGCACGAACAGGAAGAACGAACCGCCGGCGACGAGGCTGCGCCGGATGTTGTGCATCATCCGCTCGATCTCGGCGACGTGGCTCGCGTAGTTGAATGCCTGGACGGCCACGGCGACGTCAAAGGGCTCGTCGAAGGTCCGCAGAGCGGCCGTGTCCCCGACTTCGTAGGCGATGCCGAGGGGCTCGGACTCCTCACGGGCGTTGGCCGCGTCCACCATCGCGCCGGAGATGTCGAACCCGAGCACACGCGACGCGCCGCGGCGCTTGAGTTCACGGCTGTAGAAGCCGGTACCGCATGCGATGTCGAGCACGGACTTGCCCGTGACGTCGCCGACCAGGGCCAGGAACCCCGGTACCTCGGTGTACTGAATGATGGGCAGGGTCTTGAAGCCTTCGAATGCTTCGCCGATTCCGTCGTACAACTGACCACTCATCGTGGTGGATCCCCTCGATTTGTGGCGTCGGCTCTCAGAACGAGCCGCGGCCCTCGGCGGGAAGTCTCCCCCCTCATCCCTGGGACTTCGTACTGGTGGAAGGCACAGAGATACGGGGGGAATTCCTGAGGTGCGTCCAAGTGGGGCCCGGGAGTGGACCCCGCGCCAGGATCAAGCGGCCCTGAGGGCTTCGGCTCCCAGGGCTCGTATCTCGGCCAGCAGTTGGGCGTTGGCGATGCCCTTGACGAGGTATCCCGCGACGCCGACCGCGGCCATCTCGGTGCGCGGGCCCTGGTCGCCGTAAGCGGAGAACGCCAGGACGCGGGCCCCGGGGACGGCGCGGAGGATCTGTTCGGCGGCGTACGGGCCGCCGCCGGGGAAGCGCACGTCGAGCACCACGACGTGCGGCCTCCGGACGGTGGCGAGCCGGATGGCCTCGTCGGCGTCGGCCGCGCTGCCGGCCAGGACGAGGTCGGGCTGGGCCTCGATCACGTCTGCCAGCGCCGTGCGCAGCATGGTGTTGTCGTCGCAGATCAGCACCCGCACGGGGGCGCTGGGCGTGGCCGGCGGGACGGACGGGGTGTGCGGGGTCACAGCGGCCCCTGGGAGGCGGTCAGGGAGTCGAAGCTCTTGACGGGTCCGGGTCCGGGTCCGGATCCGTACGGACCGGGCAGCGGTTCGTCCAGTTCGCCGGTGGGCAGGTCGGGCACCCAGAACTCGACGGTCGTGCCGGTACCGGGCTCGCTGCGCAGGGTCCACCAGCCGCCGGCGGTCTCGGCCCGCTCCCGCATCTCCATCAGCCCGAAGTGCTCGCGCAGCCGCCGGGGGGCCGCCGCTTTGCCGATGCCGTCGTCTGCCACGCGCACCCGCAGCCCCTGGTTCTCCGTCGTGACGCTGACCCGTACGGT is part of the Streptomyces subrutilus genome and encodes:
- a CDS encoding WhiB family transcriptional regulator, which codes for MNWRHEAACRWEDPDLFFPVGSSGPALLQVEEAKTVCRRCPVVEECLRWALEAGQDIGVCGGMGEEERRAAKRRAARARARSAN
- a CDS encoding ALF repeat-containing protein; its protein translation is MKLSRIAAAVTTAALAPAVLIASPAFAAGSDAPAAGHQPGPTAPDRSVPDQSVPDQAEDDRKTILEIIAHPMASQYMKTAGLQAIADGPQAMRKFIEVDQHRIRIDDYRVAIARLAHEAGPGLREGIDKMFRDGVTLEQLRHFYEVTQHELRDEDNKVEISRLIGTGGPAVKEAGKKALKGTPADRAAFLKTGRFLAQASDDRVELARIDEGWQGPILSEAISKLLNGSPTPAELRHFLEVTQYELRDQDNRVAIAKIIDAGGPELVKAGLAALAGTAAERAEFLKTGQHEARAKDQAAKDQAAKDQAAKDQAAKDKEKDGQGNGSGPASGNGGTAGGSGSGNAAVTAQGGSGAALASTGAGDGTTLIAGGAGTALVAGAGLLLAARMRRTGAES
- a CDS encoding DUF4241 domain-containing protein; this translates as MGGEQGPGTVVEVAYALAWDLEARAPWRPLSVKAARERDVAGLPYVVTYRIPGQEVPLEVRLVSWRDHYVGLWAYDDQGRRTDELDLRLLDDPTRLLSRRTRKWRYSGPEMAEFDDACSRSEMELFPNGKGSVSHEPEGAGGGRLVTPPRADTRRWQGRPDFDDWPVVAARRRGLPEPVTLRAAEVTSTTPDDSSGAPATCWRPPRPAQPGPLDAFFRPGTRLSDGYHLEMTVVEPRQTGTLSVPSGLLAVSGPDDLHGEGPAITVPVPPGTHVLEEGLVQAVYDCEWSKGRTTRTATTAVRLRVGETPAETWEMGLGRDDDPRLLVEDEVFGFNTDGATGCFADAGAWASLQELFERHLVRGEPGAGEDISDSMYLLRTRDGASGGELVAFATTGDGTYPVWVGRCADGEVAEVVVLVDGMPTVLDPDGADEVEAQVTA
- a CDS encoding CchlQ, with product MEWGTLVATLGGGLIAIGGTVLADRLRTRQEHRRGLQERRRDVYTEFIAAAGAAHTELRRLAQDGAGETDLEQASRAALADARIYEVRERLFIDASARIAGPGQTMFEHLRTLRKAVAAGAGTSSPAFHEIYHPYLDAVWAYRAAVREELEGQALTPTDFGWSAWDGRERCPICGRREADTASTQR
- a CDS encoding DUF664 domain-containing protein, with translation MTRINDTAPAWDERTQLTTFLDYTRDTARAKRAVRDGLHVDLRWILLHLTEETARHNGHLDILREMLDGTTGH
- a CDS encoding SDR family oxidoreductase; amino-acid sequence: MTTDTRPLAGKVALVAGGTRGGGRGIAVELGAAGATVYVSGRSSTGGRSDLDRPETIEQTAEQVTAAGGRGIPARTDHSRPDEVRALADRIAAEQDGRLDILVNSVWGGDPLTDWEHPLWEQDLDTGLRLLRQAVETHVITSRFALPLMVRRKTGLVVEVTDGNTARYRGTFFYDLAKSAVIRLAVAQAAELKPHGVAAVAVTPGFLRSEAMLEQFGVTEANWRDGVARDPNFAHSETPAYLGRAVAALAADPGIMAKTGRALATWGLYREYGFTDADGTQPDFAAHWAANLEEEYGPLGDPL
- a CDS encoding TetR/AcrR family transcriptional regulator translates to MILRAAAQVMGRVGPMGLTLAAVAREVGLVPGTLVQRFGSKHGLLLALADQSEKDASLMTGRARQAHASALAALAALTVESVAAMATPESFAHHLAFLCTDLVDPQLYERALAIHLTQRRGIEELLAEAADAGELRADTDAAALARTVQAALAGAGLTWALEREGTLEQRLRQELDTALSPHLPTRRSHPLEES
- a CDS encoding class I SAM-dependent methyltransferase, which gives rise to MSNENAAPDGLKAKHRAMWALGDYPSVATHVIHGLGGELVRACGVRQGDRVLDVAAGSGNAAIPAALTGADVVASDLTPELLEVGRHLAETRGVRLDWREADAEALPFADGEFDTVMSCVGVMFAPHHQQAADELVRVCRPGGTIGLINWTPEGFIGQMFAAMRPYAPPPPPGAQPPPLWGDPEHVRALLGDRVGDVDARRQRLRVDRFARPEEFREFFKACYGPTIVTYRFITEDPERVAALDAALDDLASRHLADGGMDWEYLLITARRAAAE